The following are encoded together in the Cynocephalus volans isolate mCynVol1 chromosome 4, mCynVol1.pri, whole genome shotgun sequence genome:
- the KBTBD3 gene encoding kelch repeat and BTB domain-containing protein 3, whose product MELAMDNSYDFSQQSSCNGIPSEKKNNFLVSEDHGQKILSVLQNFREQNVFYDFKIIMKDEIIPCHRCVLAACSDFFRAMFEVNMKERDDGSVTITNLSSRAVKAFLDYAYTGKTKITDDNVEMFFQLSSFLQVSFLSKACSDFLIKSMNLVNCLQLLSISDSYGSTRLFDHALHFVQHHFSLLFKSSDFLEMSFGILQKCLESDELNVPEEETVLKVVLSWTKHNLESRQKHLPHLIKKVRLHQLSEETLQDCLLSEECLLKSTNCFDIIMDSIKCVQGSGGLFPDARPSTTEKYIFIHKTEENGENQYTFCYNIKMDSWKILPQSHLIDLPGSSLSSYGEKIFLTGGCKGKCCRTIRLHIAETYHDATDQTWCYCPVKNEFFLVSTMKTPRTMHASVMALNRLFVIGGKTRGSQDIKSLLDVESYNPLSKEWISVSPLPRGIYYPEASACQNVIYVLGSEVEITDAFNPSLDCFFKYNATTDQWSELVAEFGQFFHATLIKAVPVNCTLYICDLSTYKVYSFCPDTCVWKGEGSFECAGFNAGAIGIEDKIYILGGDYAPDEITDEVQVYHSSRSEWEEVSPMPRALTEFHCQVIQFNKYRDPWFSNHF is encoded by the exons ATGGAATTGGCTATGGATAATTCATATGATTTCAGTCAACAAAGCTCATGTAATGGAATTCCATCTGAGAAGAAAAACAACTTCCTTGTGTCAGAAGATCATGGACAGAAAATCTTAAGTGTACTACAGAATTTTAGAGAACAAAATGTCTTTTATGATTTCAAAATAATCATGAAAGATGAAATAATCCCATGTCATCGTTGTGTGTTAGCAGCATGCAGTGACTTTTTCAG GGCTATGTTTGAAGTAAACATGAAAGAAAGAGATGACGGAAGTGTTACCATTACTAATTTGTCCTCCAGAGCAGTAAAAGCGTTTCTCGATTATGCCTATactgggaaaacaaaaataacagatgATAATGTGGAAATGTTCTTCCAGTTGTCGTCATTTCTTCAAGTTTCCTTCCTATCCAAAGCTTGCAGtgactttttaataaaaagtatgaaTCTTGTCAATTGTTTACAGTTATTATCTATATCAGATAGCTATGGCTCTACCCGTTTGTTTGATCATGCATTACACTTTGTACaacatcatttttctttattatttaaatccAGTGATTTCTTAGAGATGAGTTTTGGAATACTGCAAAAATGTCTGGAATCAGATGAATTAAATGTTCCCGAAGAAGAAACAGTACTGAAGGTCGTCCTTAGTTGGACTAAACATAACTTAGAATCAAGGCAAAAGCATCTGCCTCATTTGATTAAAAAAGTAAGATTGCATCAGTTATCTGAGGAGACACTTCAAGACTGTCTGCTCAGTGAAGAGTGTTTACTCAAAAGCACAAACTGTTTTGACATAATCATGGATTCAATTAAGTGTGTACAAGGTTCTGGTGGACTTTTCCCTGATGCCCGACCATCCacaactgaaaaatatatatttattcacaaaactgaggaaaatggagaaaatcaataTACATTTTGCTATAATATTAAAATGGATTCATGGAAAATACTGCCACAGTCACACCTAATTGATTTGCCAGGATCTAGTCTGTCTAGTTATGGAGAGAAAATATTCTTGACAGGTGGTTGCAAAGGGAAGTGTTGTAGAACAATTCGACTTCATATTGCTGAAACATACCATGATGCCACTGATCAAACCTGGTGCTACTGTCCAGTCAAAAATGAATTCTTCTTGGTATCAACTATGAAAACACCAAGAACGATGCATGCATCAGTTATGGCTCTCAATAGATTATTTGTTATAGGTGGAAAGACTAGAGGATCTCAGGACATTAAAAGTCTCTTAGATGTTGAATCTTACAACCCTCTTTCCAAAGAATGGATATCTGTTAGCCCGTTACCCAGAGGCATATACTATCCAGAAGCAAGCGCATGCCAAAATGTCATTTATGTTCTTGGATCAGAGGTAGAAATTACAGATGCCTTTAACCCATCACTTGATTGCTTTTTTAAGTACAATGCTACAACTGATCAGTGGTCTGAACTAGTAGCAGAGTTTGGGCAGTTTTTCCATGCAACACTGATTAAAGCCGTCCCAGTAAACTGTACTCTGTATATATGTGACCTTTCCACCTATAAGGTTTATAGTTTTTGTCCAGATACTTGTGTTTGGAAGGGTGAAGGATCTTTTGAATGTGCAGGCTTTAATGCAGGTGCAATTGGAATTgaagataaaatttatatattaggTGGTGATTATGCACCAGACGAAATCACTGATGAAGTGCAGGTCTACCACAGCAGCAGGTCTGAGTGGGAAGAAGTTTCACCAATGCCAAGAGCCTTAACTGAATTTCACTGCCAGGTGATTCAGTTTAATAAATACAGGGACCCATGGTTTTCTAATCATTTCTAA